In Alicyclobacillus macrosporangiidus CPP55, a single window of DNA contains:
- a CDS encoding aspartate-semialdehyde dehydrogenase: protein MQKKDTYNVAVLGATGAVGRAMLETLERRNFPVGELRLLASPRSAGQTLSFRGRSYTVQAAEEAAFEGIDIALFSAGASASQVFAPMAVRQGAVVVDNSSAFRMHDDVPLVVPEVNPHAVARHQGIIANPNCSTIQLVVALKPLAELGLDHVTVSTYQAVSGMGQKAIDALMAETESGDPQHTTLFPLASQPQHYRMAFNVLPQCDVFLDNNYTKEEMKLVNESRKILELPELRVSPTAVRVPVVYGHSEAVRVRFARPVSAAEVRARLQGAPGVVVVDDPAQALYPHPLMAAGTGETYVGRIRQDLADDHAVMMFVVADNLLKGAAWNAVQIAELLIRGV from the coding sequence ATGCAAAAGAAGGACACATACAACGTTGCGGTGCTGGGTGCCACGGGCGCCGTGGGACGGGCCATGCTGGAGACATTGGAGCGGCGGAATTTCCCGGTCGGGGAACTTCGTCTGCTGGCTTCGCCTCGTTCGGCCGGCCAGACCCTGTCCTTCCGCGGCCGGTCCTACACGGTTCAGGCTGCGGAGGAAGCGGCCTTCGAGGGCATCGACATCGCGCTGTTCAGCGCCGGGGCCTCTGCCAGTCAGGTATTCGCGCCGATGGCGGTCCGCCAGGGCGCCGTGGTGGTAGACAACAGCAGCGCGTTTCGGATGCACGATGACGTGCCCCTGGTGGTGCCCGAGGTCAATCCCCACGCCGTCGCCCGGCACCAGGGCATCATCGCGAATCCGAACTGCTCCACCATCCAGCTGGTCGTGGCGTTGAAACCGTTGGCCGAGCTGGGCCTGGACCATGTCACCGTCTCCACCTATCAGGCGGTCAGCGGCATGGGGCAGAAGGCGATCGACGCATTGATGGCCGAGACGGAGAGCGGCGATCCGCAGCACACGACGCTGTTCCCGTTGGCCAGCCAGCCGCAGCACTACCGGATGGCTTTCAATGTCCTGCCGCAGTGCGACGTCTTTCTTGACAACAACTACACAAAAGAAGAAATGAAGCTTGTCAACGAATCGCGTAAGATCCTGGAGCTGCCCGAGCTGCGAGTGAGCCCGACGGCGGTGCGGGTACCTGTGGTATACGGGCACTCAGAGGCCGTGCGCGTGCGATTCGCCCGGCCCGTGTCGGCCGCGGAGGTCCGGGCGCGCCTCCAAGGTGCCCCCGGGGTGGTGGTCGTCGATGATCCGGCGCAGGCTTTGTACCCGCATCCGCTGATGGCGGCCGGAACGGGGGAGACGTACGTCGGGCGCATCCGCCAAGACCTCGCGGACGATCACGCCGTCATGATGTTCGTGGTCGCCGACAATCTGCTGAAGGGTGCTGCCTGGAACGCGGTGCAGATCGCCGAGCTGCTGATTCGGGGAGTGTGA
- a CDS encoding dipicolinate synthase subunit B, producing MELKGKTIGFAVTGSHCTYEEVFPEIRRLVEMGVQVVPIFSNTVLEVSTRFGEAGAWAKKIEEVTGRKAITTIPEAEPLGPSKLLDCLVIAPCTGNTLSRLANAATDSAVLMAAKATMRNDRPVVIAISTNDGLGLNLFNIAKLINMKNIFFVPFGQDAPHVKMNSLVSLMSLIPATCEAALEKRQLQPLLIERWREARP from the coding sequence ATGGAGTTGAAAGGGAAGACCATCGGCTTCGCCGTAACCGGATCGCACTGCACGTATGAAGAGGTATTCCCGGAGATCAGGCGCCTCGTCGAAATGGGTGTGCAGGTCGTGCCGATCTTCTCCAACACCGTTCTGGAAGTGAGCACCCGTTTCGGAGAAGCGGGAGCGTGGGCCAAGAAAATTGAGGAAGTGACAGGTAGGAAGGCCATCACCACCATCCCGGAGGCGGAGCCACTGGGACCATCGAAGCTGCTCGACTGTCTGGTGATCGCGCCATGCACCGGCAACACCCTGAGCCGGTTGGCGAATGCCGCCACAGACTCGGCTGTGCTGATGGCCGCCAAGGCGACCATGCGCAACGATCGGCCGGTCGTCATCGCCATCTCGACGAATGACGGGCTGGGGCTCAATCTATTCAACATCGCCAAACTGATCAACATGAAAAATATTTTCTTCGTTCCGTTTGGGCAGGATGCGCCGCATGTTAAAATGAATTCGCTGGTTTCGTTGATGTCTCTCATCCCTGCCACCTGCGAGGCAGCGCTGGAAAAGCGCCAGCTTCAACCGCTGCTCATCGAGCGTTGGCGCGAGGCGCGCCCGTGA